From Candidatus Manganitrophus morganii, the proteins below share one genomic window:
- a CDS encoding IPT/TIG domain-containing protein, which yields MKRITGRESSGACSLPNSSLHLIKKFSCFIILASLVFLGFALFSPDALQAADTGLRSPTSNLADTGGDGNGYQGNSANAHTDDTLNAVDTDSGSSTGTSCTGMDKDKHRFYDYGFSIPGGSTVNGIEVRLDARADSTSGSPRICVQLSWNGGTTWTTAKTSPNLTTTLATYTLGNATDTWGRTWNVNDFGNANFRVRLINIASNTSRDFTLDWVAVRVHYVVPAPPTITSTPVTTGNVGQAYSYQATATGTTPITWSLVSPPSGMTIGSTTGLVTWTPGNAGSFPVTVRATNSLGSVDQSYTIVVSTPADTGLRSPNANAADTGGDGNGYQTTPTNAHADDTANAVDTDSGTNTGTSCTDAGKDKHRFYNYGFAIPNGAVVNGIEVRLDARADSTSGSPRICVQLSWDNGNTWTTAKTSSNLTTTLATYTLGNATDTWGRTWNANDFTNPNFRVRLINIASNTSRDFTLDWVAVRVHYAIPPPPQISSLSPDIGPEGTNVTIAGSSFGTSAGTVTFNGMAATVSGWNNTTITVQVPASATTGPVVVTTTGGVASNGVTFTVTPKINSLSPASGVIGTSITINGTNFGATQGTSIVTFNGLAATPSSWSDTSIGASVPVGASTGAVIVAVEGNPSSGVNFTVLPKIDTLAPTSGPVGTSVTLTGSGFGATQGSSIVRFNGVIASVSSWSAESIVTSVPPGAGTGPVVVTVGGNASTGMTFTVTVTPQINNLSPTLGRAGTLVTIGGTSFGATQGTSTVTFNGTAATPSSWSETSLVVPVPEGATTGPVLVTVGGLSSNGVVFITSIRQTYIYDDAGRLAGVIDPVGETAIYSYDAAGNLLGISRQSSSTVSIIAINPKKGPVGASVTISGTAFSTVSSENIVTFNGTAATVLSSSATEIVTTVPSGATSGPIAVTNGNGNATSSTSFTVTTP from the coding sequence TTGAAACGGATCACCGGCCGAGAGAGCAGCGGCGCTTGTAGCCTTCCCAATTCCTCCCTTCATTTAATCAAGAAATTTTCTTGTTTTATCATTCTCGCGTCGCTTGTCTTTTTAGGTTTTGCCTTATTCTCACCCGATGCTCTCCAGGCGGCCGACACAGGTCTCCGAAGTCCGACGTCTAACCTGGCAGATACAGGTGGGGATGGCAACGGTTATCAGGGTAATTCGGCCAACGCCCACACCGATGATACTTTAAACGCAGTAGACACCGACAGCGGATCAAGCACAGGCACCTCCTGCACGGGGATGGATAAAGACAAACACCGGTTCTATGACTACGGCTTCAGCATCCCTGGTGGATCAACCGTCAACGGCATTGAAGTTCGGCTCGATGCGCGGGCCGATAGCACCTCTGGATCTCCGAGGATCTGTGTACAACTCTCCTGGAATGGTGGGACGACTTGGACCACGGCGAAGACCAGTCCGAATCTGACGACCACACTCGCCACTTACACCCTGGGGAATGCCACCGACACCTGGGGTCGGACCTGGAATGTAAATGACTTCGGCAATGCGAACTTCCGAGTACGCCTGATCAATATCGCCAGCAATACCTCGCGCGACTTCACCCTCGATTGGGTGGCCGTACGGGTTCACTATGTGGTACCGGCCCCTCCGACGATTACTTCAACACCGGTGACGACCGGGAATGTCGGTCAGGCCTATTCCTATCAGGCGACCGCGACGGGGACCACACCGATTACCTGGTCGTTGGTGAGTCCTCCTTCCGGGATGACGATCGGCTCGACGACGGGGTTGGTTACCTGGACCCCTGGTAATGCAGGCAGCTTCCCTGTTACGGTCCGGGCAACAAACTCACTCGGCTCGGTGGATCAGTCTTACACCATTGTTGTGAGCACCCCGGCTGACACGGGTCTTCGAAGTCCGAATGCGAATGCGGCAGACACAGGTGGAGACGGCAATGGCTACCAGACCACGCCGACCAATGCCCACGCCGATGATACTGCAAACGCGGTGGATACCGACAGCGGGACAAACACCGGTACCTCCTGCACCGACGCCGGTAAAGACAAACACCGGTTCTACAACTACGGCTTTGCGATTCCGAACGGGGCTGTGGTCAATGGGATCGAGGTTCGGCTCGATGCAAGGGCCGACAGCACCTCCGGCTCCCCGAGGATCTGCGTGCAGCTCTCCTGGGATAATGGGAACACCTGGACCACGGCGAAGACCAGTTCGAACTTAACGACCACACTCGCCACCTACACCTTGGGGAATGCCACCGACACCTGGGGTCGGACCTGGAATGCGAATGACTTCACCAACCCCAACTTTCGAGTACGCCTGATCAATATCGCCAGCAATACCTCGCGCGACTTCACCCTCGATTGGGTGGCGGTGCGGGTTCATTATGCGATCCCCCCACCCCCCCAAATCAGCAGTCTCTCGCCAGATATCGGTCCCGAGGGCACCAACGTAACAATCGCCGGATCGAGTTTTGGGACGAGCGCAGGCACCGTGACTTTTAACGGCATGGCGGCAACCGTGAGCGGCTGGAATAACACAACAATCACGGTGCAAGTCCCAGCCAGTGCTACAACAGGCCCGGTCGTCGTTACAACGACGGGAGGGGTTGCCAGCAATGGCGTGACTTTTACTGTGACCCCGAAGATCAACAGCCTTTCGCCCGCCTCCGGAGTGATCGGCACATCCATCACAATCAACGGAACAAATTTTGGGGCGACTCAGGGAACCAGTATAGTGACCTTTAACGGTCTTGCCGCAACCCCAAGCAGTTGGTCTGATACCAGTATCGGTGCTTCCGTCCCGGTGGGAGCAAGCACTGGGGCTGTGATCGTTGCGGTTGAAGGGAATCCCAGTAGCGGGGTCAACTTTACCGTCTTACCTAAGATCGATACACTCGCCCCCACTTCTGGGCCGGTGGGAACATCGGTCACTCTCACCGGATCTGGTTTTGGCGCAACCCAGGGATCCAGCATTGTCAGATTTAATGGTGTGATCGCTTCGGTCAGCAGTTGGTCGGCGGAAAGTATTGTCACGTCTGTCCCCCCCGGTGCTGGCACGGGACCGGTTGTGGTGACGGTGGGAGGAAATGCCAGCACTGGAATGACCTTTACAGTTACGGTGACTCCTCAGATTAATAATCTCTCTCCGACATTGGGTCGAGCAGGTACCTTGGTCACAATCGGTGGAACCAGTTTTGGGGCAACCCAAGGGACCAGTACCGTCACCTTCAATGGAACAGCAGCAACGCCAAGCAGTTGGAGCGAGACGAGCCTTGTGGTTCCTGTTCCGGAAGGGGCAACGACAGGCCCTGTCCTTGTGACTGTCGGCGGCCTTTCCAGCAATGGGGTGGTCTTTATAACAAGTATCAGACAGACATACATCTATGATGATGCGGGCAGACTGGCGGGGGTCATCGATCCGGTAGGGGAAACGGCCATCTATTCTTATGACGCAGCCGGAAACCTTCTGGGCATCTCGCGTCAGAGTTCTTCGACGGTTTCCATCATTGCAATCAATCCGAAGAAAGGGCCCGTGGGTGCTTCCGTTACGATCTCAGGAACCGCGTTCTCAACGGTTTCGAGTGAGAACATCGTAACCTTCAATGGCACTGCGGCCACGGTTCTCTCTTCCTCTGCAACGGAAATCGTGACGACCGTGCCTTCAGGGGCGACCTCAGGACCCATTGCAGTGACAAATGGAAACGGAAATGCGACAAGCAGTACTTCCTTTACGGTGACGACACCATGA